In Cyprinus carpio isolate SPL01 chromosome B7, ASM1834038v1, whole genome shotgun sequence, a genomic segment contains:
- the LOC109110467 gene encoding beta,beta-carotene 15,15'-dioxygenase-like: protein MLSFFWRNGVETPEPLKADVTGSIPPWLQGTLLRNGPGLFSVGNTSYKHWFDGMALIHSFTFKDGDVFYRSKFLNSETYKKNIAANRIIVSEFGTMVYPDPCKNIFSKAFSYLMNAIPDFTDNNLINIIRYGEDYYASSEVNYINQIDPLTLETLGRTNYRNHIAINLATAHPHYDEEGTTYNMGTAIMNFGRPKYVIFKVPTNATDKEKKPALRNVEQICSIPFRSTLYPSYFHSFGMTENYIIFVEQAFKLDILKLATAYFRDVNWGSCLKFDKDDITLIHLVNRKTGKTASTKYYADAFVVFHHINAYEEDGHVVFDLITYQDSNLYDMFYIHNMKQDVDKFIETNKDFSRPTCQRFVLPLIIDKEAPLDTNLVKLQDTTATAVLKQDGSIYCTPDTIFEGLELPGINYKFNSKKYRYFYGTRVDWSPYPSKIAKVDIATRTHQVWIEEECYPSEPVFVASPDAVEEDEGVILSSVVSFNPQKPPFLVVLDAKSFKEIARATIDTAIHMDLHGLFIHDKST, encoded by the exons ATGTTGTCGTTTTTCTGGAGAAACGGAGTGGAGACGCCGGAGCCGCTTAAAGCAGATGTGACAG gCTCCATCCCACCATGGCTTCAGGGGACACTCTTGCGAAATGGTCCTGGTCTGTTTTCAGTTGGTAACACTTCTTACAAGCACTGGTTTGATGGAATGGCACTCATCCACAGTTTCACGTTTAAAGATG GGGATGTATTTTACAGAAGTAAATTCTTGAATAGTGAAACATACAAAAAGAACATAGCTGCCAATAGGATCATTGTATCTGAATTTGGAACCATGGTTTATCCAGATCCCTGCAAGAATATATTTTCCAA AGCCTTCAGTTACTTGATGAATGCCATTCCGGATTTCACAGATAATAATCTCATAAACATCATAAGATATGGTGAAGATTATTATGCTTCATCAGAAGTGAACTACATTAACCAAATTGACCCACTGACACTAGAAACATTAGGAAGA ACTAACTACAGAAACCACATTGCCATTAACTTGGCAACCGCACACCCTCACTATGATGAAGAAGGGACCACGTACAACATGGGCACTGCCATCATGAACTTCGGCAGACCGAAATATGTTATTTTCAAGGTGCCAACCAATGCCACAG ATAAAGAGAAGAAGCCAGCCCTCAGGAATGTGGAACAAATTTGCTCCATTCCTTTCCGCTCCACCTTGTATCCGAGCTACTTCCACAGCTTCGGCATGACGGAGAACTACATTATCTTTGTAGAGCAGGCCTTCAAGCTGGATATCCTCAAACTGGCCACAGCTTACTTCAGAGATGTCAACTGGGGAAGTTGCCTTAAATTCGACAAAGATGATATT ACACTGATCCATCTGGTCAATAGGAAGACTGGGAAAACTGCGAGCACAAAGTACTATGCAGACGCATTTGTGGTCTTTCATCACATCAATGCTTATGAAGAAGATGGCCATGTTGTCTTTGACTTGATCACATACCAGGACAGCAATCTGTATGATATGTTCTACATACACAACATGAAGCAAGATGTTGACAAATTTATAGAGACCAACAAGGACTTCTCTCGACCAACATGTCAACGGTTTGTCCTTCCTCTCATCATAGACAAG GAAGCTCCACTAGACACCAACCTGGTGAAGTTACAGGACACAACAGCCACAGCAGTGCTGAAGCAGGACGGCTCCATCTACTGCACCCCTGACACTATTTTTGAGG GTTTAGAATTGCCAGGGATTAACTACAAATTCAACAGTAAGAAGTATAGGTACTTCTATGGCACCAGGGTGGATTGGTCACCATATCCAAGCAAg ATTGCAAAAGTGGACATAGCTACCAGGACACACCAAGTGTGGATCGAGGAGGAATGTTACCCATCTGAGCCAGTGTTTGTAGCATCTCCAGATGCTGTTGAAGaagatgagg gTGTTATCCTGTCTTCTGTGGTTTCATTCAATCCCCAAAAGCCCCCTTTCCTGGTGGTCCTGGATGCTAAATCCTTTAAAGAGATTGCTCGCGCTACCATTGACACTGCTATTCATATGGACCTGCATGGGCTTTTCATCCACGATAAGTCAACCTAA
- the LOC109110468 gene encoding beta,beta-carotene 15,15'-dioxygenase-like — translation MQYDYSKNKEEHPEPIRAEVKGLIPEWLQGTLIRNGPGLFSLGETRYNHWFDGMALLHSFTIKKGEVTYRSKYLRGDTYNSNTQANRIVVSEMGTMAYPDPCKNIFSKVITFLSHTIPDFTDNCANNIIKYGNDYHATSETNYIRKIDPITLDTQDKVDYLKYLPANIVASHTHYDTEGNSYSMGTCIAEKGKTKYLLFKVPGGSRSDGSPPLKSAEVVCTVPCRSLLTPSYYHSFGMTDNYFVFIEQPLKLDILKMATAYLRRVSWASCMKFHPEDSTLIHLIDRKTKKEVGIKFYTGAMAVFHQVNAFEDDGHVVFDVICYDDNSLYEMFYLDKLKEQMGADTTYCKPKCKRFVLPLNDMGETGEDLVKLKYTTASAVKEKDGKVLCQGEVLCDGVELPRINYNFNGKKYRYSYMCCVDISPVAKKIVKFDAETKQQIEWTGGDGFASEPVFIPRPDAVEEDDGVVLTSIINAKPAQGGFLLVLDGKSFKEVARACIDVDFHMDMHGYFIPDSS, via the exons ATGCAGTAcgactacagtaaaaacaagGAGGAACATCCGGAGCCCATCAGAGCTGAAGTTAAAG GCTTGATTCCTGAATGGCTGCAGGGCACGCTTATACGCAATGGACCCGGCCTCTTCTCTTTGGGAGAGACAAGATACAACCACTGGTTTGATGGAATGGCACTTTTGCACAGTTTCACTATTAAAAAAG gAGAGGTGACATATAGAAGCAAATATCTTCGAGGTGACACCTACAACTCCAACACGCAGGCCAACAGAATAGTGGTGTCAGAGATGGGGACAATGGCATACCCAGACCCATGCAAAAATATATTCTCCAA AGTGATCACCTTCCTCAGCCACACCATCCCGGACTTCACTGACAACTGTgccaataatataatcaaatatggCAATGACTACCATGCGACATCTGAAACCAATTATATTCGTAAAATTGACCCCATCACTTTAGACACTCaagacaag GTGGACTACCTGAAATACCTTCCTGCAAATATTGTGGCATCACATACGCATTATGATACAGAAGGAAATAGCTACAGTATGGGAACATGCATTGCAGAGAAGGGCAAAACCAAATACTTGTTGTTCAAGGTTCCAGGAGGAA gtagGTCAGACGGGTCTCCACCGTTGAAAAGTGCTGAGGTCGTGTGCACCGTGCCCTGCCGTTCCCTCCTCACGCCCAGTTATTACCACAGCTTTGGCATGACTGACAACTACTTCGTATTTATTGAGCAGCCCCTAAAGCTGGATATCCTCAAAATGGCCACAGCCTATCTGAGGAGGGTCAGCTGGGCCAGCTGCATGAAATTCCACCCTGAAGACAGC ACCCTGATTCATCTTATTGACCGAAAGACAAAGAAGGAAGTAGGGATCAAATTCTACACGGGTGCGATGGCTGTCTTCCATCAAGTCAATGCCTTTGAAGATGATGGCCATGTTGTTTTTGATGTGATCTGCTATGATGACAACAGCTTGTATGAAATGTTTTACCTGGACAAGTTGAAGGAGCAGATGGGAGCAGATACTACGTACTGCAAGCCAAAGTGCAAAAGATTTGTGTTGCCCCTTAACGACATG GGTGAGACAGGTGAAGATCTGGTCAAACTTAAATACACAACAGCAAGTGCTGTGAAGGAGAAAGATGGAAAAGTTCTGTGTCAGGGCGAGGTTCTCTGTGATG GTGTGGAACTTCCAAGAATTAATTACAATTTCAATGGAAAGAAGTACAGATATTCTTATATGTGTTGTGTGGACATATCCCCGGTGGCTAAAAAG attgtgaAGTTTGATGCTGAGACAAAGCAGCAGATTGAGTGGACTGGAGGAGACGGTTTTGCCTCCGAGCCTGTTTTCATTCCCAGGCCTGACGCAGTTGAAGAAGATGATG GTGTAGTGCTGACTAGTATCATTAACGCCAAACCAGCGCAGGGTGGCTTTCTACTGGTGCTTGATGGCAAGTCTTTCAAAGAGGTTGCCCGGGCATGTATAGATGTAGATTTTCACATGGACATGCATGGCTACTTCATACCAGACAGCAGTTAA
- the LOC109109926 gene encoding bolA-like protein 3 has product MSVLRAIRRNPQVLCRSLIARSASSLTDGETRLTRVLQEKFPRASSLKVVDISGGCGAMYEIHIESDEFRGKRIVQQHQLVNQALKDEIKAMHGLRIFTDVPRK; this is encoded by the exons ATGTCTGTGCTCAGAGCCATCAGACGCAAC cCTCAAGTGTTGTGTAGAAGTCTGATCGCGCGCTCTGCGTCCAGTCTGACCGACGGAGAGACGCGACTCACGCGAGTGCTGCAGGAGAAGTTTCCTCGCGCTTCATCGCTCAAGGTTGTGGATATATCAG GAGGCTGCGGTGCAATGTACGAAATACACATCGAGTCCGATGAATTTAGAGGAAAGAGAATAGTGCAACAGCACCAGTTAGTCAATCAG GCTCTCAAAGATGAGATTAAAGCCATGCACGGTCTACGCATATTCACTGACGTTCCTAGAAAGTAG